A single region of the Bacteroidales bacterium genome encodes:
- a CDS encoding Smr/MutS family protein, whose translation MIYPPQFEEKIGFTKIRELLNQNCISDMGRQWVNKLSFSSSFSSIELWLNQTEEMQQILLGDLGIPIQDYFDLRPDLIQLRLAGSYLKTERFFDFKSSLNVINQMILFFEAKQQDYSHLHRLSSNIEIDSLIIKQIDAILDEKGQIKDKASEKLFEIRSEIKRDSRQSEKSINESLRQAKKAGWANETVEATVRNGRLVIPLNAAYKRQIRGVIHDESATGQTVYLEPDKVLQLNNKIKELEAEERREILRILVAFADFLRPSIDSLLYAYRFLGLIDFIIAKARLSIQLNAVKPDLRDKAEIQWYQARHPLLYLSHKAQGKTVEPLDIHLHKQERILIISGPNAGGKSVALKTIGLLQYMLQNGLLIPLKSASIAGIFKRFFIDIGDEQSIENDLSTYSSHLLNMQYFISQANTKTLFLIDEFGSGTEPILGAAIAEAILEELNEKKAFGVITTHYANLKLLPTNDNGMINGAMLFDTKKMIPLYKLVMGRPGSSFTIEIARKIGFSKSLLKKINKKADRRQLDFEEQIQQLEVDKKTLEKKQEQISLMDEHLTETLEKYQTLYSDLQKEKKAILTEANKQSKEILKQSNRLIEKSIKEIRENAAEKKKTQEIRKNIQQEITRLEREPKVETPAQHKTIEKQIANKKVEKKVRKQVPLKVGDLVVIDGQNTAGSIALIKGKKAKVDFDTMQMFIELTRLEKVSKTQERKLKKANIKSSNIAQDISEKSADFNPNIDVRGMRVDEALIHIQRFIDDAVLLGVYQLHILHGKGTGALRQVIQEYLNANRDVNRYYDEHIERGGHGITVVEL comes from the coding sequence ATGATTTATCCACCACAATTTGAAGAGAAAATAGGATTTACTAAAATTCGCGAATTGCTCAACCAAAATTGTATTAGCGATATGGGTAGGCAATGGGTAAATAAATTAAGCTTTAGCAGCTCTTTTTCATCTATAGAATTGTGGTTAAATCAAACCGAGGAAATGCAACAAATTCTGTTGGGCGACCTTGGAATCCCTATACAAGATTATTTTGATTTACGTCCCGATTTAATTCAGCTCCGGCTCGCAGGAAGTTATTTAAAAACAGAACGCTTCTTCGACTTCAAATCATCTCTGAACGTAATCAATCAAATGATTTTGTTTTTTGAGGCAAAACAGCAAGATTATTCACATCTACACCGTCTGAGTTCTAACATAGAAATTGATTCTTTGATAATAAAGCAAATAGATGCTATTTTAGATGAAAAGGGGCAAATCAAAGACAAAGCTTCGGAAAAATTATTTGAAATACGATCCGAAATAAAAAGAGATAGTCGTCAATCGGAAAAGTCAATAAACGAAAGCCTCCGACAAGCAAAGAAAGCAGGATGGGCCAACGAAACTGTTGAAGCAACTGTTCGTAATGGTCGGTTAGTTATTCCCCTAAATGCTGCTTATAAACGTCAAATTCGTGGAGTTATTCACGATGAATCGGCAACCGGACAAACAGTATATTTAGAGCCTGATAAAGTTTTACAACTAAACAATAAAATCAAAGAACTTGAGGCCGAAGAAAGAAGAGAAATACTTCGAATATTAGTTGCTTTTGCTGACTTCCTACGCCCGTCGATAGATTCTCTATTATATGCTTATCGTTTTTTGGGATTGATAGATTTTATTATAGCCAAAGCACGTCTGTCTATTCAACTAAATGCTGTTAAACCCGATTTACGCGATAAGGCTGAAATTCAGTGGTACCAAGCAAGACACCCCTTACTTTATCTTTCGCATAAAGCACAGGGCAAAACTGTTGAACCACTTGATATTCATCTACATAAGCAAGAACGAATTCTTATTATCTCAGGCCCAAATGCCGGAGGTAAATCGGTAGCACTTAAAACCATTGGCTTACTTCAATATATGCTTCAAAACGGATTACTTATTCCACTTAAATCAGCATCAATTGCTGGGATTTTCAAACGTTTTTTTATTGATATAGGCGATGAACAATCCATTGAAAACGATTTGAGTACGTATAGTTCTCATCTATTAAATATGCAATATTTTATATCACAAGCCAACACTAAAACTTTATTTTTAATTGATGAGTTTGGAAGTGGTACAGAACCGATTTTAGGTGCTGCTATTGCAGAAGCTATTTTAGAAGAACTAAACGAAAAAAAAGCCTTTGGAGTTATAACTACCCATTATGCAAATTTAAAGCTTTTACCCACCAACGACAACGGAATGATAAATGGCGCCATGTTGTTTGATACTAAAAAAATGATCCCGCTTTATAAGTTAGTAATGGGAAGACCGGGAAGCTCTTTTACTATTGAAATTGCACGAAAAATAGGATTTTCAAAGAGTCTGCTAAAGAAAATTAATAAAAAAGCAGATCGGCGTCAGCTCGATTTTGAAGAGCAGATACAACAACTCGAAGTGGATAAAAAAACCTTAGAAAAAAAGCAAGAGCAAATTAGCTTAATGGATGAGCATTTAACAGAAACTTTAGAAAAGTATCAAACTCTTTACAGTGATTTACAAAAAGAGAAAAAAGCTATCCTTACCGAAGCAAATAAACAATCGAAAGAAATCTTAAAACAATCTAACCGACTGATTGAAAAGTCTATAAAAGAAATTCGTGAAAATGCTGCAGAAAAGAAAAAGACACAAGAAATCAGGAAAAATATTCAACAGGAAATAACTCGTTTAGAAAGAGAGCCTAAGGTAGAAACACCTGCACAACATAAGACTATAGAAAAGCAAATTGCCAACAAAAAAGTAGAAAAAAAAGTAAGGAAACAAGTTCCGCTTAAAGTTGGCGATTTAGTAGTTATCGATGGTCAAAATACTGCCGGAAGTATAGCTTTGATTAAAGGCAAAAAAGCAAAAGTAGACTTTGATACTATGCAAATGTTTATCGAGCTTACTCGGCTTGAAAAAGTAAGTAAAACACAAGAGCGTAAGCTCAAAAAAGCAAATATTAAGTCGAGTAATATTGCCCAAGATATATCAGAAAAATCAGCCGATTTCAATCCTAATATCGATGTTCGTGGTATGCGTGTCGACGAGGCTTTAATTCATATTCAACGTTTTATTGATGATGCTGTTTTGCTTGGTGTTTATCAGCTTCATATTTTGCACGGCAAAGGAACAGGCGCATTACGTCAGGTGATACAAGAATATTTAAATGCAAATCGTGATGTCAACCGTTATTACGACGAGCATATCGAAAGAGGCGGACACGGAATTACCGTTGTGGAGTTGTAA
- a CDS encoding CBS domain-containing protein, with protein MLVSKIVENKGRMVVTVTEDSSVYETVKRLDETGSGAALVVNSNEELVGIISERDILYKCYKTGKTLDGTNLVKTLMTSAEDIVVGKMEDTSAYLMHAMVDKHIRHIPILDGDVIVSIIVIEDVLRAVLETSESEAKLLREYIKNPFGVHAYK; from the coding sequence ATGTTAGTTTCAAAAATAGTTGAAAACAAAGGAAGAATGGTTGTAACGGTTACGGAAGACTCTTCTGTATACGAAACCGTTAAACGTCTTGATGAAACAGGATCTGGTGCGGCATTAGTTGTAAATAGTAATGAAGAATTGGTTGGCATTATTTCCGAAAGAGATATTTTATACAAATGTTATAAAACTGGAAAAACTCTTGATGGAACAAATTTGGTTAAAACACTTATGACTTCGGCAGAAGATATTGTTGTTGGCAAAATGGAAGACACAAGTGCTTATTTAATGCATGCTATGGTTGATAAGCATATTCGTCATATACCTATTTTGGATGGTGATGTAATAGTTAGTATTATTGTTATTGAAGATGTTTTACGTGCTGTGTTAGAAACTTCGGAATCAGAAGCAAAACTATTGCGCGAATATATTAAGAATCCATTTGGAGTACACGCTTATAAATAG
- the gdhA gene encoding NADP-specific glutamate dehydrogenase: MNLEQIMNNLEAKHPGELEYLQAVREVLESLKDVLAENPQFESAKIIERLVEPDRILTFKVSWVDDSGNVQVNLGYRVQFNNAIGPYKGGLRFHPSVNLSILKFLGFEQIFKNSLTTLPMGGGKGGSDFDPKGKSDAEIMRFSQAFMLELWRLIGPETDVPAGDIGVGGREIGFLYGMYKKLARENTGVLTGKGGNWGGSLIRPEATGFGGIYFMNEMMKAHNDTIAGKVISISGFGNVAWGAALKANELGAKVVTISGPDGYIYDETGITGEKIDYLLELRASNNDVVAPFAEEFPEAKFFAGKKPWEVKVDIAMPCAIQNELNGDDAATLLANGVQYVGEVSNMGCTPEAIEAFHNAKIPYGPGKAVNAGGVAVSGLEMSQNAMKFNWSAQEVDQKLKTIMTDIHAACIQYGTEDDGFINYAKGANIAGFLKVANSMMDQGVI; this comes from the coding sequence ATGAATTTAGAACAAATCATGAACAATTTGGAGGCCAAACACCCCGGTGAATTGGAATACCTCCAAGCGGTTAGAGAGGTTTTAGAATCTCTTAAGGATGTTTTGGCTGAAAACCCACAATTTGAATCAGCAAAAATTATTGAACGTTTAGTTGAACCTGACAGAATTCTTACATTTAAAGTTTCTTGGGTTGATGATAGCGGTAATGTTCAGGTAAATCTTGGATATCGTGTTCAATTTAATAACGCAATTGGTCCCTATAAGGGCGGATTACGTTTCCACCCAAGTGTGAATTTAAGTATTCTTAAGTTTTTAGGTTTTGAACAAATCTTCAAAAATTCTTTAACAACTCTGCCTATGGGTGGAGGTAAAGGAGGATCTGATTTTGATCCTAAAGGAAAATCAGATGCTGAAATTATGCGTTTTTCTCAAGCTTTTATGCTTGAATTATGGCGTTTAATTGGTCCTGAAACTGATGTCCCTGCCGGCGATATTGGAGTCGGTGGTCGTGAAATAGGTTTCTTATACGGAATGTATAAAAAATTAGCTCGCGAAAATACCGGTGTTCTTACAGGTAAAGGTGGAAACTGGGGCGGCTCATTAATTCGTCCGGAAGCTACAGGCTTTGGTGGAATCTATTTCATGAATGAAATGATGAAAGCCCATAATGATACTATTGCAGGAAAAGTAATTAGTATTTCCGGTTTTGGTAATGTTGCTTGGGGTGCTGCTCTAAAAGCAAATGAATTAGGTGCTAAAGTTGTTACTATTTCCGGTCCTGATGGATATATTTATGATGAAACAGGTATTACAGGAGAAAAGATAGATTATCTTTTAGAATTGCGTGCATCTAATAATGATGTTGTAGCTCCATTTGCCGAGGAATTTCCTGAAGCAAAATTCTTTGCAGGGAAAAAACCTTGGGAAGTTAAAGTTGATATTGCAATGCCTTGTGCTATCCAAAACGAATTAAATGGTGATGACGCTGCTACTTTATTAGCAAATGGTGTTCAGTATGTTGGAGAAGTTTCTAATATGGGTTGTACTCCTGAAGCTATTGAGGCTTTTCATAATGCGAAAATTCCTTATGGTCCTGGTAAAGCAGTAAATGCCGGTGGTGTTGCTGTTTCAGGTTTAGAAATGTCGCAAAATGCTATGAAATTTAATTGGAGTGCTCAAGAAGTTGATCAGAAACTCAAAACAATTATGACTGATATTCATGCTGCTTGTATTCAGTATGGTACTGAAGATGACGGGTTTATAAATTATGCCAAAGGTGCTAATATTGCAGGTTTCTTAAAAGTAGCTAACTCTATGATGGATCAAGGGGTTATTTAA
- a CDS encoding type IIA DNA topoisomerase subunit B, with product MAESYNDASVKSLDWKEHIRLRPGMYIGKLGDGSSHDDGIYVLIKEIIDNSIDEFVMGNGKRIDVEITDRQVRIRDYGRGIPLGMVNACVSKMNTGAKYDSKVFKKAVGLNGVGTKAVNALSSNFSVQSIREGKSKRSLFERGKIISDGKAEKSEEKDGTIVTFIPDTELFGNYRFISDYIEKMLWNYAYLNNGLILNFNGEKIVAKNGLHDLLVNQIDGKICYPIIHLKQDEFEFAFTHTKQYGEEYYSFVNGQHTTQGGTHQSAFREAIVKTIREFYNKNFEPSDVRSSIAATMSIKIQEPIFESQTKTKLGSQHVEPGGTSVRNYVGDIVKTNLDNFLHRNPETAEALLHKILMNQKERKEMAGIKKLVRDSAKKVSLHNKKLRDCKVHLNSKHEKSLETTLFITEGDSASGSITKSRNVATQAVFSLKGKPLNSFGLSKKIVYQNEEFNLLQSALNIDEDMDNLRYNNIVIATDADVDGMHIRLLLLTFFLQFYPDLIKRGHLYILQTPLFRVRNKKKTFYCYSPEEKEKALQKLGANPEITRFKGLGEISPDEFKFFIGADIRLEPVILRGDSAISNLLEFYMGKNTMDRQNFIINNLRQEENLTSEAS from the coding sequence ATGGCAGAGAGCTATAACGACGCGAGTGTTAAATCGTTAGATTGGAAAGAACATATCCGTCTTCGGCCGGGAATGTATATTGGGAAGTTAGGTGATGGATCATCTCATGATGATGGTATCTATGTTTTAATTAAAGAGATTATTGATAATTCTATCGATGAGTTTGTTATGGGAAATGGCAAGCGAATTGATGTTGAAATAACAGACCGACAAGTACGAATTAGAGATTATGGTCGTGGCATACCTTTGGGAATGGTTAACGCCTGTGTATCAAAAATGAATACCGGTGCCAAATATGATTCAAAAGTATTTAAAAAAGCTGTTGGTCTGAATGGTGTTGGAACAAAAGCAGTAAATGCACTTTCTTCTAATTTTTCTGTTCAGTCTATTCGTGAAGGCAAATCAAAACGTTCTCTCTTCGAAAGAGGCAAAATTATCAGTGATGGAAAAGCAGAAAAGAGCGAGGAGAAAGATGGCACTATAGTAACCTTTATTCCTGATACAGAATTATTTGGCAATTATCGCTTTATAAGTGATTATATCGAAAAAATGTTGTGGAATTATGCCTACCTCAATAATGGTTTAATATTGAATTTTAATGGCGAAAAAATTGTAGCAAAGAATGGCTTGCACGATTTATTAGTCAACCAAATTGACGGTAAAATTTGCTACCCGATTATACACTTAAAACAAGATGAATTTGAGTTTGCTTTTACGCATACCAAACAATATGGAGAAGAGTACTACTCTTTTGTAAATGGTCAGCATACCACTCAAGGCGGGACACATCAAAGTGCTTTTCGTGAAGCGATTGTAAAAACTATTCGTGAGTTTTATAATAAAAATTTTGAGCCTTCCGATGTTCGTTCTTCCATTGCTGCCACTATGAGCATAAAAATCCAAGAACCTATTTTTGAATCTCAAACAAAAACAAAATTGGGTTCGCAACATGTTGAGCCCGGAGGAACAAGCGTACGAAATTATGTTGGAGATATTGTAAAAACAAACCTCGATAATTTCTTACATCGTAATCCGGAAACTGCAGAAGCTTTACTTCATAAAATTCTGATGAATCAGAAAGAACGTAAAGAAATGGCAGGAATTAAAAAGCTCGTTCGCGATAGTGCTAAAAAAGTAAGTCTGCATAATAAAAAGCTTCGCGATTGCAAAGTTCATTTGAATAGCAAACACGAAAAGAGTCTGGAGACAACTTTGTTTATTACCGAGGGCGATTCGGCAAGCGGTTCAATAACTAAATCGAGAAATGTTGCAACACAAGCTGTATTTAGTTTAAAGGGTAAACCACTGAACAGCTTTGGTTTAAGCAAAAAAATTGTCTATCAAAATGAAGAATTTAATTTATTGCAATCAGCATTGAATATAGACGAAGACATGGATAACTTACGATATAATAATATCGTAATTGCTACCGATGCCGATGTGGATGGAATGCATATTCGTTTACTGCTTCTAACCTTTTTCTTACAGTTTTATCCTGATTTAATCAAGCGAGGACATCTCTATATTTTACAAACACCTCTCTTCCGTGTTAGAAATAAAAAGAAAACATTTTATTGTTATTCACCCGAAGAAAAAGAAAAAGCGCTTCAAAAATTAGGTGCTAATCCCGAAATTACCCGATTTAAAGGTTTAGGAGAGATATCTCCCGATGAATTCAAATTTTTTATTGGTGCCGATATACGCTTAGAACCGGTTATATTACGTGGCGATTCTGCTATTAGTAATTTACTCGAATTTTATATGGGTAAGAATACTATGGATCGCCAAAACTTTATTATTAATAATTTGCGCCAGGAAGAAAACTTGACTTCTGAAGCAAGCTGA